A genomic region of uncultured Paludibaculum sp. contains the following coding sequences:
- a CDS encoding prohead protease/major capsid protein fusion protein yields the protein MNDTQTELRQYFAEVPTRERLAAEFEALSPGAQDERTATLTWYTGASVRRFDGRGPFEMRFSMDSGAVRLGRLTSGSAPLLNSHRDYTVDDVVGVIAKAWVDKGQGKATVRFSKRADVDAIWQDVQDGILRNASMGVAIHALEDVTPQGAQLRQVLVTDWEPEEVSLVPIGADPGAGFKLQRATGPQEQTMEETITQAGEQARASVETNVDAERQTAALAERTRILELDKIGRAVNLDGRLVTQHVEAGTSIEEFRRLALDELARRSAETPIRTATSVVTRDEVETRRTGIATALLHRYDPAVFPLKDDLGRDWAGLTLLDLARESLEASGTRTRRMARHDIAKLALSTSDFPNILADVANKTLRQAYEAYPRTFLPFSRRRSAADFKNINAVQLGEAPSLQKVNEKGEFTHGSIAESKETYKLATYGRIVSITRQVIINDDLSAFTRIPAGFGVAAATLESDTVWGIITSNPNMGDGVALFHANHTNLNTGGTSALALTGLGTGMAVMAKQKGLDGITVLNVQPRYVAVPVALQLTAFQLVAANLAPVQSANIVPDYIRALTPIAEPRLDASSATAWYLFASPDQIDTVEYAYLEGQDGVYIETRQGFDVDGVEIKARLDFGAKAIDWRGMQKNAGS from the coding sequence ATGAACGATACACAGACCGAACTTCGGCAATATTTTGCCGAAGTCCCCACCCGCGAACGGCTGGCGGCCGAGTTCGAGGCGCTGTCGCCGGGAGCCCAAGACGAGCGCACGGCCACGCTCACCTGGTACACCGGCGCTTCCGTCCGGCGCTTCGATGGCCGTGGGCCCTTTGAGATGCGCTTCTCCATGGATTCCGGCGCGGTGCGACTGGGGCGCCTGACTAGCGGATCGGCGCCACTGCTCAATTCGCACCGCGACTACACGGTCGACGATGTTGTCGGCGTGATCGCGAAGGCCTGGGTCGACAAGGGCCAGGGCAAAGCCACGGTGCGGTTCTCCAAGCGCGCCGATGTCGACGCGATCTGGCAGGACGTCCAGGACGGCATCCTGCGCAACGCCAGCATGGGCGTCGCGATTCACGCACTCGAAGATGTCACCCCGCAAGGGGCACAACTGCGCCAGGTGCTCGTGACCGATTGGGAACCCGAGGAAGTCTCTCTCGTCCCTATCGGCGCCGACCCCGGCGCGGGATTCAAATTGCAGCGGGCAACCGGCCCACAGGAGCAAACGATGGAAGAGACCATCACGCAAGCGGGCGAGCAGGCCCGTGCCAGCGTGGAAACGAACGTGGATGCGGAGCGGCAGACCGCGGCCTTGGCCGAGCGCACGCGCATCCTGGAACTGGACAAGATCGGCCGCGCCGTCAATCTCGACGGGCGGCTCGTGACGCAGCATGTCGAGGCGGGCACCTCGATCGAGGAGTTTCGCCGGCTGGCGCTCGACGAACTGGCGCGGCGCAGTGCGGAGACTCCGATCCGCACGGCGACGTCGGTGGTTACCCGCGATGAAGTGGAGACGCGCCGGACGGGCATCGCGACCGCGCTGCTCCACCGGTACGATCCGGCGGTCTTTCCGCTGAAGGACGACCTCGGACGCGACTGGGCGGGTCTGACCCTGTTGGACCTCGCCCGCGAAAGCCTGGAAGCCTCGGGCACGCGCACGCGGCGAATGGCTCGCCACGACATCGCCAAACTCGCTTTGAGCACGTCGGACTTCCCGAATATCCTGGCCGACGTCGCCAACAAGACCCTGCGGCAGGCCTACGAGGCCTACCCGCGCACGTTCCTGCCGTTCTCGCGCCGGCGTTCGGCGGCCGACTTCAAGAACATCAACGCCGTGCAACTGGGTGAGGCGCCCTCGCTCCAGAAGGTGAACGAGAAGGGCGAGTTCACGCACGGCTCGATCGCCGAATCGAAGGAGACCTACAAGCTCGCCACCTACGGCCGGATCGTCTCGATCACCCGGCAGGTGATCATCAACGACGATCTGAGCGCGTTTACGCGCATCCCGGCCGGATTCGGCGTGGCGGCGGCGACGCTCGAAAGCGACACCGTGTGGGGCATCATCACCTCGAACCCGAACATGGGTGACGGCGTGGCCCTCTTCCATGCCAACCACACGAACCTCAACACGGGCGGCACCAGTGCGCTGGCGCTGACCGGACTCGGCACGGGCATGGCGGTCATGGCCAAACAGAAGGGCCTCGACGGCATCACCGTGCTGAATGTGCAGCCGCGCTACGTCGCCGTGCCCGTGGCGTTGCAGTTGACAGCGTTTCAGTTGGTGGCGGCGAACCTCGCGCCGGTGCAGTCGGCCAACATCGTTCCGGACTACATCCGCGCGCTGACGCCGATCGCAGAACCCCGGCTGGACGCGTCCAGTGCGACGGCTTGGTACCTGTTCGCGTCGCCCGACCAGATCGACACGGTGGAGTACGCGTACCTCGAAGGCCAGGACGGTGTCTACATCGAGACCCGACAAGGCTTCGATGTGGATGGCGTGGAGATAAAGGCGCGGCTCGACTTCGGCGCGAAGGCGATTGACTGGCGCGGCATGCAGAAGAACGCGGGCAGCTAA
- a CDS encoding DUF2190 family protein, with the protein MKNYVQKGETLTLTAPYTVSAGGGALVGSVFGVATNDYANGEEGEFQVAGVFDLTRETGASTGFTQGTLIYWDNTNKRITKTLTSNKLIGVAAKAAADGDATARVRLNGAFIS; encoded by the coding sequence ATGAAGAACTACGTACAGAAGGGCGAGACTCTGACGCTCACCGCGCCCTATACGGTGAGCGCTGGCGGCGGTGCGCTGGTCGGCTCCGTCTTCGGCGTGGCTACCAACGACTACGCCAACGGCGAGGAAGGCGAGTTCCAGGTTGCGGGCGTCTTCGATCTGACGCGCGAGACGGGAGCGAGCACGGGTTTCACCCAGGGCACGCTGATCTACTGGGACAACACCAACAAGCGCATCACCAAGACGCTGACCAGCAACAAGCTGATCGGCGTGGCGGCGAAAGCGGCCGCGGACGGCGACGCGACGGCCCGCGTGCGGCTGAACGGCGCCTTCATCAGCTGA
- a CDS encoding phage terminase large subunit family protein: MRVEEIQILAADVLTPPPDLTVSEWADENRRLSSESAAEKGEWRTDRAPYQRAVMDAMGANSAYESVVLMWAAQSGKSSMLENFTGYIIDLDPGPLLVVEPREADAEAFSKDRLAPMLRDTPCLQGKVADSRSRDSNNTILHKKFLGGSITLAAANSPAGLAMRSIRYCLLDEVDRYPASAGSEGDPVNLAITRTANFWNRKIVLCSTPTTKGSSRIEAAWLNSNQQSYWVPCPHCGEFQLLRWDSLIWPKGEPEEAQYRCEHCSKLIGDWQKHAMLRQGEWRAARPDVTDIAGFWINGLYSPWRKWSALAKKFLADKRSPETLREFVNTVLAEPWDDAAETTVDQATVMARREHYRAAVPYGAVVLTVGVDVQKDRLELELAGWGRGEESWSIEYRVIPGDPAGATLWHELDAYLERRWPHEAGISLPVAACAIDAGYESQAVYDFCRTRYHRRIFAVKGKGGPLPVWQRKPTSKNIRGEKPWIVGTDTAKETIYGRLKNPTSGTPGYPHFPSDRQEGYFEQLLGEVLVTTYARGQPKREWRPKPGVRQEALDTRVYAYAALRALVSMGLSLDNEADRILAMTRAPDPLPQDPQTPKWFGERTKKWLKR; encoded by the coding sequence ATGCGCGTTGAAGAGATCCAGATCCTGGCGGCCGACGTCCTGACGCCACCGCCGGACCTGACGGTGTCGGAGTGGGCCGACGAGAACCGGCGCCTCAGCTCCGAGTCCGCGGCGGAGAAAGGTGAGTGGCGCACGGACCGCGCGCCATACCAACGCGCCGTGATGGATGCCATGGGCGCCAACAGCGCTTACGAATCCGTGGTGCTGATGTGGGCGGCGCAGAGCGGTAAGAGCTCGATGCTCGAAAACTTCACGGGCTACATCATTGATCTCGATCCGGGTCCGCTGCTGGTGGTGGAACCGCGCGAAGCGGACGCCGAGGCCTTCTCCAAAGACCGCCTGGCCCCGATGCTGCGCGACACGCCGTGCCTGCAGGGCAAAGTGGCCGACTCGCGCAGCCGCGATTCGAACAATACGATCCTGCACAAGAAGTTCCTGGGCGGCAGCATCACACTGGCGGCGGCGAACTCGCCGGCTGGCCTGGCGATGCGATCCATCCGGTATTGCCTTCTCGACGAGGTGGACCGCTATCCTGCGAGCGCAGGCAGCGAGGGCGATCCGGTCAACCTTGCGATCACGCGCACAGCCAACTTCTGGAACCGCAAGATCGTGCTCTGCTCGACGCCAACGACGAAGGGTTCCTCGCGCATCGAGGCGGCATGGCTTAACTCGAATCAGCAGAGCTACTGGGTGCCGTGCCCGCACTGCGGCGAGTTCCAGCTGCTGCGCTGGGACAGCCTCATCTGGCCGAAGGGTGAGCCGGAGGAGGCGCAGTACCGTTGCGAGCATTGTTCGAAGCTCATAGGCGACTGGCAGAAGCACGCCATGCTTCGACAGGGTGAGTGGCGCGCGGCGCGGCCCGACGTCACCGACATCGCCGGGTTCTGGATCAACGGTCTCTACTCGCCGTGGCGTAAGTGGAGTGCACTGGCGAAGAAGTTTTTGGCTGACAAGCGATCCCCGGAAACGCTCCGGGAGTTTGTCAACACGGTGCTGGCCGAACCCTGGGACGACGCGGCCGAGACGACGGTCGACCAAGCCACGGTGATGGCGCGGAGGGAACACTACCGCGCGGCGGTACCGTACGGCGCCGTCGTGCTCACGGTTGGCGTCGACGTCCAGAAGGACCGCCTCGAGCTGGAACTGGCCGGATGGGGTCGCGGCGAGGAATCGTGGTCGATCGAGTACCGGGTCATTCCGGGCGATCCGGCCGGAGCAACGCTGTGGCATGAGCTCGACGCCTACCTGGAGCGCCGATGGCCTCACGAGGCCGGGATCTCGCTGCCCGTAGCAGCGTGCGCGATCGACGCCGGATACGAATCGCAGGCGGTATATGACTTCTGCCGGACCCGCTATCACCGGCGCATCTTCGCAGTGAAGGGCAAAGGCGGCCCACTACCGGTGTGGCAGCGGAAGCCGACCTCGAAGAACATCCGCGGCGAGAAACCGTGGATTGTCGGAACCGACACGGCTAAGGAAACGATCTACGGGCGTTTGAAGAACCCGACCTCCGGCACGCCGGGATACCCGCACTTCCCCTCAGACCGGCAGGAGGGGTACTTCGAGCAGCTGCTCGGCGAAGTGCTGGTGACGACCTACGCGCGAGGGCAGCCCAAGCGGGAATGGCGCCCGAAGCCCGGCGTCCGGCAGGAGGCCCTCGACACGCGCGTGTATGCCTACGCCGCACTGCGGGCGCTGGTGTCCATGGGGCTCTCTCTGGACAACGAGGCCGACCGGATCCTGGCGATGACGCGGGCACCCGACCCGTTACCGCAGGATCCACAGACACCGAAGTGGTTTGGCGAAAGAACCAAGAAATGGCTCAAGCGATGA
- a CDS encoding phage portal protein, whose translation MNWLDQAIAWVSPETGLRRMRARRAGELVRLAYEGARTTRRTDGWVATGNSANAEIAMALSRLRERSRDLVRNNAYAARAVAEVAGNAVGTGITAQARGGSPELNQAIDAAWADWIEQCDADGQLDFYGIQAMVARTVFESGECLVRFRQRPASDGFKIPVQLQVLEPDYLDQSKTEKTATGYVIQGVEFDLVGRRTYYWLFGQHPGEVTQTSLRGSLTSTRVPASEILHVYRKDRPGQVRGVPWLAPVVITLRDLDEYEEAELVRKKIEACFAAFVTQPQGPEGPAIAPATTDTATGHRIESFEPGMIEYLKPGEEISFSTPSTSSGYRDYVAAKQATIATGLRLTYEQLTGDLSRVNYSSYRAGLLSFRNGIESFRWLSFIPMLCIPVWRRFQTVAFAAGVIPEPGPFGVEWTPPGFGSVDPYKDSVATLNRIRAGTLTLRQAIAEQGYDPDAQLEQIAEINRLLDERGIILDCDPRRVTQTGTQQKDLTQ comes from the coding sequence ATGAACTGGCTCGACCAAGCAATCGCATGGGTGTCCCCGGAAACGGGGCTGCGCCGCATGCGTGCTCGCCGCGCCGGCGAACTGGTCCGGTTGGCCTACGAGGGGGCCCGCACGACCCGCCGGACGGATGGCTGGGTGGCCACAGGCAACTCCGCGAACGCCGAGATCGCCATGGCGCTGTCACGCCTGCGCGAACGGTCGCGGGATTTGGTCCGCAATAACGCCTATGCCGCACGGGCCGTCGCCGAGGTTGCCGGCAATGCCGTCGGCACTGGCATTACCGCGCAGGCGCGGGGTGGCAGCCCGGAACTGAATCAGGCGATCGACGCCGCGTGGGCCGATTGGATCGAGCAATGCGATGCCGACGGCCAACTCGATTTCTACGGCATCCAGGCGATGGTGGCGCGCACGGTATTTGAAAGCGGCGAGTGCCTGGTGCGATTTCGCCAGCGTCCGGCGAGCGACGGCTTCAAGATCCCCGTGCAGTTGCAGGTACTGGAGCCGGACTACCTCGACCAGTCGAAGACGGAGAAGACCGCGACGGGCTATGTCATTCAGGGCGTCGAGTTCGATCTGGTGGGCCGGCGGACGTACTACTGGCTGTTCGGGCAACACCCGGGTGAGGTGACGCAGACGTCCCTACGCGGATCACTGACCAGCACCCGGGTGCCAGCCTCCGAGATCCTGCACGTCTACCGCAAGGACCGGCCCGGCCAGGTGCGCGGAGTGCCATGGCTGGCACCGGTGGTGATCACGCTGCGCGACCTCGACGAGTATGAGGAAGCCGAGCTGGTCCGGAAGAAGATCGAAGCCTGCTTTGCCGCCTTTGTGACCCAGCCGCAGGGCCCTGAGGGTCCGGCGATTGCACCGGCAACGACAGACACCGCCACTGGTCACCGGATCGAATCCTTCGAACCGGGGATGATCGAATACCTGAAGCCCGGCGAGGAGATTAGTTTCTCGACGCCGTCGACATCGAGCGGCTACCGTGATTACGTCGCGGCGAAGCAGGCAACCATCGCCACGGGCTTGCGGCTCACCTACGAGCAGTTGACTGGCGATCTGTCCCGCGTGAACTACTCGTCCTACCGCGCGGGCCTGCTGAGTTTTCGCAACGGCATCGAATCGTTCCGGTGGCTCTCCTTCATCCCGATGCTCTGCATCCCCGTGTGGCGGCGGTTCCAGACGGTGGCGTTCGCGGCGGGAGTGATCCCGGAGCCCGGCCCCTTCGGCGTAGAGTGGACCCCGCCCGGATTCGGGAGCGTGGATCCCTACAAGGATTCGGTGGCTACCTTGAACCGCATCCGCGCGGGCACGCTCACGCTGCGCCAGGCGATCGCGGAGCAAGGCTACGATCCCGACGCGCAACTGGAACAGATAGCCGAGATCAACCGGTTGCTCGACGAGCGCGGCATCATTCTCGACTGCGATCCGCGGCGCGTCACGCAGACCGGCACTCAGCAAAAGGACCTGACTCAATGA